One genomic window of Papaver somniferum cultivar HN1 unplaced genomic scaffold, ASM357369v1 unplaced-scaffold_150, whole genome shotgun sequence includes the following:
- the LOC113336098 gene encoding uncharacterized protein LOC113336098: MVDKIKKITVDVVKESPEAASQIVNDKIFVEKVKEMGTDVLVNSVITLGKNDEFVKNLKSGSKDFVKQTMSDEQVRKYATEILNEGLAVPLGKSIQGPFYTIAAIYGLKSLHAIMKIK, from the exons ATGGttgataaaattaagaaaattactgTAGATGTTGTTAAGGAGTCCCCTGAGGCAGCATCTCAGATTGTGAATGATAAGATTTTTGTTGAAAAGGTGAAGGAAATGGGGACAGATGTTCTTGTCAACAGTGTTATTACTCTAGGTAAGAACGATGAGTTTGTCAAGAACCTGAAAAGTGGATCGAAAGATTTTGTAAAGCAGACGATGTCCGATGAGCAAGTTAGGAAATACGCAACTGAGATTCTAAATGAAGGTTTAGCTGTCCCTCTCGGGAAAAGCATTCAAGGGCCATTTTATACCATTGCAGCCATTTACGGTCTCAAATCATTGCACGCCATCATGAAGATAAA GTAG